The genome window CATTACTGCCGATACCGTTATTATTTCAACCGGTGCATCTGCGAAATGGCTTGGGCTTGAGTCTGAACAAAAATACAGCGGCTTCGGTGTTTCGGCATGTGCTACCTGTGATGGTTTCTTTTTTAAAGGCGAAGATGTGGCGATTGTTGGCGCAGGCGATACCGCTGCCGAAGAAGCAACTTATTTGGCTAAATTATGCCGCAAGGTAACTATGATTGTCCGCAGGGATGAGTTCAGGGCATCAAAGGCAATGATGCACCGCGTTTTAAATACGCCTAACATCGAGATCCTTTACAATACCGAAACAAAAGAGATAGTTGGCGACGGACAGAGTGTTACCGGCGTTACAGTGATTAATAATGTTACCAACGAGGAAACTACCTTAAAGGTATCGGGCTTTTTTGTGGCTATAGGCCATCATCCTAATACCGAAATTTTTAAAGGGTGGATTCACATGGACGAAACCGGTTACATTAAAACCACACCGGGTTCAACAACTACCAATATTGAAGGTGTATTTTGCTGCGGCGATGCACAGGATCATATCTACCGCCAGGCGGTAACAGCAGCTGGAAGCGGTTGTATGGCTGCTATTGATGCTGAAAGGTACCTGGCGGCTAAAGAGCACGTGGTAACGGCTTAAATTAGTGTTTAGTGGCTGGAGGTTAGAGATTAGTTGAGGGGTAGCGATTATAGGTTAAGTCAAAACAACGCGGCATTCATAGTTTCAGGCGCATTGAAT of Mucilaginibacter xinganensis contains these proteins:
- the trxB gene encoding thioredoxin-disulfide reductase, whose product is MSQDIEHVKCLIIGSGPAGYTAAIYASRADLKPVMYTGLLAGGQLTQTTDVENYPGYPEGIMGPEMMENFRKQAERLGTDIRFGYVSSVDFSVLPHKVVVDEHKTITADTVIISTGASAKWLGLESEQKYSGFGVSACATCDGFFFKGEDVAIVGAGDTAAEEATYLAKLCRKVTMIVRRDEFRASKAMMHRVLNTPNIEILYNTETKEIVGDGQSVTGVTVINNVTNEETTLKVSGFFVAIGHHPNTEIFKGWIHMDETGYIKTTPGSTTTNIEGVFCCGDAQDHIYRQAVTAAGSGCMAAIDAERYLAAKEHVVTA